In Cololabis saira isolate AMF1-May2022 chromosome 1, fColSai1.1, whole genome shotgun sequence, the following proteins share a genomic window:
- the LOC133454788 gene encoding zinc finger protein 501-like, with protein sequence MAPENGPECKTESSEESPDLQEKATSDSDSTYDDVWAPVEPRSPKRARRNVSDKCYPCSVCGKTFDRPSKLERHKPVHSRKPKTLHQCPYCDKSFTQQEKLLRHQKNHGRTNKHPCPDCGKVFNRPSKLERHKRTHEKKKNPCAPHQCSFCKKTFSKLNKLARHQRMHTGEKPFTCPVCGKGFSEAGHCKAHEKTHEEQPEKPHCCSDCGMRFFKASELRRHLRSHTGEKPFTCALCESSFSRSEGLKRHMRSHTGERPYKCVICGKGFYSRQDLNTHGLTHSGEKPHLCPVCGKGFSQLGNMKEHEQNVHIKSEKYICNECGATFTRYKSMTKHQRTHTGERPYLCTTCGRRFSWSHSLSRHRRSHAHRQMCLDASKDPSPEGTSENPGSLKQAESSQEC encoded by the exons ATGGCTCCAGAAAATGGACCGGAGTGTAAAACAGAATCTTCAGAGGAAA GTCCAGATCTCCAGGAGAAAGCGACGTCCGACTCTGATTCCACATACGACGATGTTTGGGCCCCCGTTGAGCCCCGGAGCCCCAAACGAGCACGGAGAAACGTGTCGGACAAGTGCTACCCTTGCTCCGTCTGCGGCAAGACGTTCGACCGGCCGTCCAAGCTGGAGAGACACAAGCCGGTCCACAGCAGGAAGCCCAAGACCCTCCACCAGTGCCCGTACTGCGACAAGAGCTTCACGCAGCAGGAGAAGCTGCTCCGGCACCAGAAAAACCACGGCAGGACTAACAAGCACCCGTGTCCCGACTGCGGGAAAGTGTTCAACCGGCCGTCCAAGCTGGAGAGGCACAAGCGCACCcatgagaagaagaagaatcccTGCGCGCCCCACCAGTGCTCCTTCTGCAAGAAGACGTTCAGCAAACTCAACAAACTGGCGCGCCACCAGCGcatgcacacgggcgagaagcccttcACCTGCCCCGTCTGCGGGAAGGGCTTCTCCGAGGCGGGGCACTGCAAGGCCCACGAGAAGACGCACGAGGAgcagccggagaagccccactgCTGCTCCGACTGCGGCATGCGCTTCTTCAAGGCGTCGGAGCTGCGCCGCCACCTGCGCtcccacacgggcgagaagcccttcACCTGCGCGCTGTGCGAGAGCAGCTTCTCGCGCTCGGAGGGCCTGAAGCGGCACATGCGCAGCCACACGGGCGAGCGGCCGTACAAGTGCGTCATCTGCGGGAAGGGCTTCTACTCGCGGCAGGACCTGAACACGCACGGCCTCACGCACTCCGGGGAGAAGCCGCACCTCTGCCCCGTCTGCGGCAAGGGCTTCTCGCAGCTGGGCAACATGAAGGAGCACGAGCAGAACGTCCACATCAAGTCGGAGAAGTACATCTGCAACGAGTGCGGCGCCACCTTCACGCGCTACAAGTCCATGACCAAGCACCAGCGCACGCACACCGGGGagaggccgtacctgtgcacgACCTGCGGACGCAGGTTTTCCTGGAGCCACTCGCTGAGCCGACACCGGCGGAGTCACGCCCACAGACAGATGTGTCTGGACGCCTCCAAGGACCCGAGTCCTGAAGGGACGTCCGAAAACCCCGGCAGCTTAAAACAGGCGGAATCCTCACAAGAATGCTGA